GGCGTCGAAGTGGTCACCTCGAAGTACCTCAAGTGCGAGCGCTGCTGGCACTACCGCGAGGACGTGGGCGCGAACGCGGAGCATCCGGGTCTGTGCGGCCGCTGCGTCGTGAATCTGTTCGGCGACGGTGAAAAACGGAGCGCGGCATAATGGCAAAAACCCTGCCGAAGCAGTCCAGGTCGAATGGCGCGAGCGGCACGCTCGCGCCGTGGCTCGGGGTCGCGGTCATCGTGATCCTCGCCGACCAGCTCACGAAGATCGCCATCAACAAGGTGTTCAGCTACGGCGAAGGCCGTGTGATCACGCCGTTCTTCAACCTCGTGCTGGTCTACAACAAGGGCGCGGCATTCAGCTTCCTGTCGGCGGCGGGCGGCTGGCAGCGCTGGGCGTTCACGGCGCTCGGCGTGGTGGCGGCGCTCGTGATCTGCTATCTGCTCAAGCGCCACGCCACGCAGAAGCTCTTTTGCACGGCGCTCGCGCTCATCATGGGCGGCGCGCTCGGCAACGTGATCGACCGCCTGCTCTACGGCCACGTGATCGACTTTCTCGACTTCCACGTGGGCGGCTGGCACTGGCCGGCGTTCAACCTGGCCGACAGCGCGATCTGCATCGGCGCAGCGCTGCTGGTGTTCGACGAACTGCGGCGCGTGCGCGGCGCGCGCTGAGTGTGCCCGCTGCACGGTTAAAGGAGCTGTGACTTGAACACGTCCGCTGCAAACCCAGGCGAACTTGCTGGCCGCCACCTCGTGCTCGGCATGACGGGCGGCATCGCCTGCTACAAGATCGCCGAGCTCACGCGCCTCCTGACCAAGGCAGGCGCGACCGTGCAGATCGTGATGACCGAGTCGGCCACGCAGTTCATCACGCCGGTCACGATGCAAGCGCTCTCGGGCCGCCCCGTCTACACGAGCCAGTGGGATGCCCGTGTGCCCAACAACATGGCGCACATCGACCTCTCGCGGGAGGCCGACGCCATCGTCATCGCGCCTGCCTCGACCGACTTCCTCGCCAAACTCGCGCACGGTTTCGCCGACGACCTGCTCTCCACGCTGTGCGTGGCGCGCGACTGCCCGCTGCTGGTCGTGCCCGCGATGAACCGGCAGATGTGGCAAAACCCGGCCACGCAGCGCAACGTCGCGCAGTTGCGCGCGGACGGCATCGAAACGCTCGGCCCCGATTCCGGCCCGCAGGCGTGCGGCGAGATCGGCGACGGCCGCATGCTCGAACCCGAAGCCGTGTACGAGGCGATCGTCTCGTTCTTCGCGCCGAAGGTACTCGCGGGCCGCAAGCTCCTGATCACCGCCGGCCCGACCTTCGAGCCGCTCGATCCGGTGCGCGGCATCACCAACCGTTCGAGCGGCAAGATGGGCTTCGCGCTCGCGCGCGCCGCGCAGCAGGCGGGCGCCGAGGTGCATCTGGTCGCGGGCCCGGTCGCGCTGCAAACGCCTTGGGGCGTGTATCGCGAAGACGTTCAGACCGCCCAGCAGATGTACGAAGCGGTCATGCGCGCCGCAACCGACGCCGATGTCTTCATCGGCGTGGCGGCCGTGGCCGACTGGCGTGTCGATCATGTCGCCGAGCACAAGATCAAGAAGACTGCCGAGCACCGCATGCCGACGTTCACGTTCGTCGAGAACCCGGACATCCTCGCCTCGGTCGCGGCCCTGCCGAATCCGCCGTACTGCGTGGGCTTCGCCGCCGAAAGCGGCGACCTCGACGTGCATGGCGAAGAAAAGCGCGCGCGCAAGAAGGTACCGCTCCTGATCGGCAATCTCGGCCCGCTCACCTTCGGCCAGGACGACAATGAAGTCGTGCTGTTCGAGGCGGCAGGCCGCACGCCGCTGCCGCGCGCGGCCAAGCAGGCGCTCGCGCAGACGCTCGTCGCCGAGATCGCGCGGCGTCTGCCCGACCAGAGCATCATCTCGTGACGCACGCGCCGGCGCACCCGTGTGCCGGCCGGCGCCGCGAACACAGGCAAGGAGCAGTACTGCCATGACACTGCTTTCCGTACTCGACCAGTCGCCCGTCATCGCCGGGCACAGCGCGGCGGACGCCATCGCCGCCACCATCGAACTCGCCCAGCTTGCCGACGACCTCGGCTACACGCGCTACTGGTGCGCCGAACACCACGGCCTGCTGGGCGTGTGCAACCCCTGCCCCGAAGTCATGCTCGCGCGCCTCGGCAGCGTGACGAAGCGCATCCGCATCGGCTCGGGCGGCATCATGCTGCCCTATTACAGCCCGTTCAAGGTCGCCGAGCAGTTCATGATGCTCGAAGCGCTCTTTCCGGGGCGCGTCGATCTCGGCGTCGGGCGCGCGCCAGGCGGCGACATGCGCACCGCGCAGGCCGTGGCGGCAGGCGCATACAACCGCGGGGACCAGTTCACGCAGCAAGTGCAGGATCTCGTCGGCCTGATGGACGGCAACCTCGCCGCCGACCACCTCGCGCATGGCGTGGTGCTGCAGCCGCACATCAAAACGCGTCCGCAGCTCTGGGTGCTCGGTTCGAGCGATTTCGGCGGCATCCTCGCCGCGCAGCTCGGGCTGCGCTTCTCGTTCGCGCACTTCATCAACGCGCACTTCGGGCATCTTGTGGCCGAGGCGTATCTCGACCGCTTCAAGCCCGGCCACGAGGCGAAGCCGTATCTCGCGTGCGCCGTGTTCGCGATCTGCGCCGACACCGAAGCCGAAGCCGCCGACCTCGAAAAGGCCGTCGACCTGCGCCGCGTGCAGATGGCCTACGGCCTGAACGCGCCGATTCCGAGCCTCGAGCAAGGGCGCGCGCAGGAGTACGGCGAGCGCGAGCAGATCGTGATCGACCGCGAGAAGCCGCGCAGCGTGATCGGCACGCCGGAGAGCGTCACGGAGCGCCTGCTTGCGATCAAGGACAACTTTCGCGCCGACGAACTGATCGTGCTGACCGTTGCGGGCAGCTACAAGGCTCGTCTGCGCTCTTATGAACTGCTTGCCGAGGCATTCCAGCTGCCTCGCGCCTGAGCGATCCACCACTGCCCTATCACCCTGACTTCATGAAAATCGACATCAAGATCCTGAACGAGCGCATGCGCGACCAGCTGCCCCACTACGCCACGCCGGGCAGCGCCGGCCTCGACCTGCGCGCGTGCCTCGACGCGCCGATCACGCTCGAACCGGGCGAAACGAAGCTCGTGCCGACGGGTCTCGCCATCCACGTGGCCGACCCCGGCTACGCGGCGCTGATCCTGCCGCGCTCGGGTCTTGGTCACAAGCACGGCATCGTGCTCGGCAACCTGGTCGGCCTGATCGACTCGGACTACCAGGGCGAACTGATGATTTCGACCTGGAATCGTGGCCACACCACCTTCACGCTCAATCCGCTGGAGCGCCTCGCGCAGCTCGTGATCGTGCCGGTCGTGCAGGCGCAGTTCAACATCGTCGACGACTTCGAGGCGAGCGAACGCGGCGCGGGCGGATTCGGCAGCACCGGTAAGCACTAAGCGCAGCGGTTGCGCTGACAACAAAAAAGCACGCCTTGGCGTGCTTTTTTGCGTTTAGACGGACGGTTCGGTTCGCTGCGCCGCGCCGGGACGCCGGCGATACCAGAGCGCATAGACCACCACGAGCACCGCAAGAAACGCGAGGCCGTAGGCCAGCGTCATGCGGAACTCGCGCGTAAAGGCAGTGCCGGCCAGAATGCCGAGCATCAACAGCGCGCCCAGCACGCTCGTGAACGGGAAACCCCACATGCGGAACGCGAGCGGCGCACCGCCTTCGCGCGCCTGGCGCACGCGGAAAAAGATCTGCGTGACGAAGATCATGAACCACGTGAACATCGCGCCGAACATGGCGATCGACATCATCAGCGTGAACGCCGTCTGCGGCCAGAGCGCGTTGAGCACGGCCGCCACCGCAATGCCGATGGTGGACAGCGAAAGCGCGGCGGTCGGCACGCCGTGGCGCGTGAGGCGCCCGAACGCCGCGGGCGCATAGCCCGCGCGCGAGAGGCTGAACATCATGCGCGTGGTGATGTAGAGTTGGCTGTTCATGGCGGAGAGCGCCGCCACGAGCACGATGAAGTTGATCGCGCCCGCCGCATAAGGCACGCCGGTCGCGGCCATCACCTTCACGAACGGGCTCTCGTTGCCGCCCGCCTGGGTCCACGGCACGATGGCGAGCATGAGCGCGAGCGTGAGCAGGTAAAACAGCACGAGCCGCAGCACGGTCGCGCGAAACGCACGTGTGACGGCGCGCTGCGGATCGTGTGCCTCGGCGGCCGCCACGGCGATCGTCTCCACGCCGAGGTAGCTGAAGAGCGAGATGATCGTCCCGACCCACACGCCCCACCACCCACGCGGCAACAACCCGCCGTGCGACGTGTAGTTCGCGAAGCCCACACCCGAGCCGGCAGGCGCGCGCCAGACGAACCATGCGCCGAGCACGATGAACGCCACGATGGCTGCGATCTTGAGGCTCGAAAAGAGGTATTCGATGGTGCCGTACGCGCGCACACTCATTGCGTTCACAACGATCAGCGCTGCTGAGAATCCGATGATCCAGTAGAGTCCCGGCACGTGGGGAAACCAGAACTTCATGTAGACGGCGATCGCCGCGACCTCGGTGCCGACAGCCAGCACATACGCCGACCAGTACGCGTAGCGCACGACGAACCCAGCGAGCGGCCCAATGTAGTGCTCGGCATACGCGCCGAACGAGCCCGACACAGGATGCGCTACGGTCATTTCGGCCAGCGCGCCCATCAGCAGCAAGGCGATCAGCGCGCCGATCGCGTAGGAAATCAGCACGCCCGGCCCGGCGAAAGAGATCGCGAAGCCGCTGCCGAGAAAGAGCCCGGTGCCGACTGCGCCGCCGATGGCGATCATCGTCATCTGCCCGGCGGACAAGCCCTGGCGCAGCCCCTGTTCGCGCTCGACGATGGCTTCGAACGCGCCCGATTTACGTGGTACCACTGTTACACCCCTGCTTCGCGCGAGACGCTACTGGAGCGCTGCGCATCAAGAAAACGCCGACGGCGGGACAAACGCGCATTTTACCGGCTCACGGCTCCGCCACCTGCGCGTCACGGCGCGACACCTGAACCTGCCGGCCCAAAAGAAAAAACGGCGCAATCCTTTCGGACTGCGCCGTCTTGCCTGAAGGCTGGGTGCGCTTTAGCGCCGCCGCTTACTCCACTTCCACCGCTTCCGGATTGCGCGGCGCCGGCTGCTCGTCGAACGTGAGCTGAACCTTGTCTTCCGCATCGACGTCCACAGTCACGCGCCCGCCGTTCATGAGCTTGCCGAACAGCAGTTCGTCGGCGAGAGCACGGCGGATCGTGTCCTGGATCAGGCGCTGCATCGGGCGCGCGCCCATCAGCGGGTCGAAACCGTGCTTTGCCAGATGCTTGCGCAGCGCGTCGGTGAAGACGGCGTCGACCTTCTTCTCGTGCAGCTGGTCTTCCAGTTGCATGAGGAACTTGTCGACCACACGCATGATGATTTCCTCATCGAGCGCGCGGAAGCTGATCGTCTGGTCGAGCCGGTTGCGGAACTCCGGCGTGAACAGGCGCTTGATGTCGGCCAGTTCGTCGCCCTGCTCGCGCCGGGTCGTGAAGCCGATCGTCGACTTGTTCATCGCCTCGGCGCCCGCGTTCGTCGTCATGATGATGATGACGTTGCGGAAGTCCGCCTTGCGGCCGTTGTTGTCGGTCAGCGTGCCATGGTCCATCACCTGCAGCAGCACGTTGAAGATGTCCGGGTGCGCCTTTTCGATTTCGTCGAGCAGCAGCACGCAGTGCGGCTTCTTCGTGACGGCTTCGGTGAGCAGACCGCCCTGGTCGAACCCGACGTAGCCCGGCGGCGCGCCGATCAGGCGGCTCACCGCATGGCGCTCCATGTACTCGGACATGTCGAAGCGGATCAGCTCGATACCGAGCGTGAACGCGAGTTGACGCGCCACTTCGGTCTTGCCGACGCCGGTCGGACCCGAGAACAGGAACGAGCCGATCGGCTTGTCCGTCTTGCCGAGACCCGCGCGCGCCATCTTGATCGAAGCCGAAAGCGCGTCGATCGCCGGATCCTGGCCGAACACCACAGCCTTGAGGTCGCGGTCGAGCGTTTGCAGCTTGCTGCGATCGTCCTGCGAGACGCTTTGCGCCGGCACGCGCGCGATCTTCGAGATGATCTCTTCGATCTCGCTCTTGCCGATGGTCTTCTTCTGCTTCGACTTCGGCAGAATGCGCTGGGCGGCGCCCGCTTCGTCGATCACGTCGATGGCCTTGTCGGGCAAGTGACGGTCGGTGATGAAGCGTGCCGACAGTTCAGCGGCCGCGTTCAGCGCGCCCGACGAATACTTCACGCCGTGGTGCTCTTCGAAACGCGACTTCAGGCCACGCAGGATCGCGACGGTCTGCTCGACGGTCGGCTCGACCACGTCGACCTTCTGGAAGCGCCGCGACAGCGCCGCGTCCTTCTCGAAGATGCCGCGGTATTCCGTGAACGTCGTCGCGCCAATGCACTTGAGCGTGCCCGACGAGAGCGCCGGCTTGAGCAGGTTCGACGCATCGAGCGTGCCGCCCGACGCGGCGCCCGCGCCGATCAGCGTATGAATCTCGTCGATGAACAGAATGGCGTGCGGACGCTCTTTCAGTTCTTTCAGCACCGTTTTGAGGCGCTGCTCGAAGTCGCCGCGATACTTCGTGCCCGCAAGCAGTGCACCCATATCGAGCGAGTAGACCTGGGCATCGGCAAGAATGTCCGGCACTTCGCCGCGCGTAATGCGCCAGGCGAGCCCCTCCGCGATCGCGGTCTTGCCGACACCGGCCTCGCCCACGAGCAGCGGATTGTTCTTGCGGCGGCGGCACAGCACCTGCACCACGCGCTCCACTTCCAGTTCGCGACCGATGAGCGGGTCGATGCGGCCGTCCTTCGCCATCTGGTTCAGGTTCTGCGTGAACTGGGCGAGCGGGGTTTCCTTCTGGCCGGCGGCGTCTTCGGCTTCGGCGTTCGCGTCGCTGGCCTTGGCGGCTTCGCCACTGCCCGTCTTCGCGATACCGTGCGAAATGAAATTCACGACATCCAGACGCGTGACGCCCTGCTGCTGCAGGTAGTACACCGCGTGCGAGTCCTTCTCGCCGAAGATGGCGACCAGCACGTTCGCGCCCGTCACTTCCTTCTTGCCGTTGGAAGTGGACTGGACGTGCATGATCGCGCGCTGGATCACGCGCTGGAACCCGAGCGTCGGCTGCGTATCGACGTCATCCGTGCCGGGAACCGTAGGGGTATTGTCGTGAATGAAGTTGCGCAGGTTCTGTCGCAGGTCTTCGATATTGGCGGCACACGCACGCAACACTTCCGCCGCTGTTGGATTGTCCAACAGCGCCAGCAGCAGATGCTCGACCGTTATGAACTCGTGCCGTGCCTGACGTGCTTCCATGAACGCCATGTGCAGGCTGACTTCCAGTTCCTGGGCAATCATGCTTCCTCCATCACACACTGCAGCGGATGCCCGGCCTGCCGTGCATGGGTAACGACTTGCTCAACTTTGGTCGACGCGATGTCTCGCGTATAGACCCCACAAACGCCCCTGCCCTCGCGATGCACCTTCAACATGATCTGCGTTGCGGTCTCGCGGTCCTTATTGAAATATTCCTGCACGACCATCACGACGAATTCCATCGGCGTGTAGTCGTCATTCATTAGCACGACCTTGTACATGGAGGGCGGTTTGACCTTTTGCTCCTGCCGCTCCAGTACGGTTGAATCCTGCTTGTCCGGGATAATCGCCATACACCCATTCTAAACAACTCGGACAGGCCCGCAATCCTGCCGTAACCTGACCGGCCGGCCGGTGAACCCGGCGCTCCCGACCTGCGACCCGCTGCAAGCAATTCATGCGCCCTGGCCCGGCCCCGATCCCTTGGACCGGCTGCGGGGCCGGTACACAATCCTGCTCTGAGCAGCTTTCACGCCACCGTTGAATCGAGTATCGCACAACCTTGGCGTTGCCGTGGGAAGCGACTGTAGGCGCCCGCACGCTCAGTGTCAGATTCCATGGTGCGGTGCATCGCATATGCGTCGCTTGCGCGTTTTTTCAAGACGACTCATGCACCCTGCTTTATGCACCGGCGCTTAGCGTCGGCGAAAAGCAGGAAAAACCCTGGAAATGCGCTCTTTACAACGCGTCAAACAGCGTCTCAAAATATTCTTGACAGCAGAATAAAGACCCTCAACAATCAAGCTGGCACTTTTTTCAACCGCCTTAAATTCGAAAAAATGCCGTTGGTGAGCTTGTGAGGAGGGGGCGATCGCACCGCGATCGTTTGGCTTTTCGAACTGCTCGTGGTAGTGACATGAGTTACAGGGGAAGTTGGTATGGCAACCGGTACGGTCAAGTGGTTCAACGACGCGAAGGGTTTCGGGTTCATCACGCCGGATGAAGGCGGCGAGGACCTGTTCGCTCACTTTTCGGCTATTCAAATGAATGGCTTCAAGACCCTCAAAGAAGGTCAGAAGGTGAGCTTCGAGGTCGTGCAAGGCCCGAAGGGTAAACAGGCATCGAACATTCAGGCAGCAGCCTGATCTGTTCGGTACCCGTACCTTGGAAACCCGGCTTCGGCCGGGTTTTCTTTTTGGCGTCATCGTTTTTTAACGTTTGAGTGCTAACTCACGCGTAACGTGCCCATCATCCCGAGATCCTCGTGCTCGAGGATGTGGCAATGAAACATGCGGTCACCCGCCTCGTGCTGGACGGTTGCGATGTGCACCGTTTCGCCGGGCCGCACATTCACCGTGTCGCGCCACGCCAGCAAGTCCTCTGCGCGGCGCACGCCGCCCCGCTCGCGCGCCATCACCTGAAATTGCGTACCGTGCAGATGAAACGGATGGTCCATGTCCGTGCCGTTTGCAATCGACCAGTGCTCGACTTCGCCGCGCCGGCTCGACAGCGTCACGCGCGCCGGATCGAACACCGCGCCGTTCACCATGAACTGCATGCCGCGCGGCATAGCCTGCGCGGAGGCACCGGGTGCGTGCATCGCTTTCATGTCCATGGCTTCGCTGAATGCCACGCGTTTTTGCGGGACAGTTAGGAAACCTGATGAAACTAGCGGCGCAATCTCGCGCAAGCGCGCCGGCAACGCCGGTCGTGCCGCCACGTTGGCCGGCGCGAAGCCAACGTTCGCCAGCATCGACGATG
The Paraburkholderia acidiphila genome window above contains:
- the clpA gene encoding ATP-dependent Clp protease ATP-binding subunit ClpA, with amino-acid sequence MIAQELEVSLHMAFMEARQARHEFITVEHLLLALLDNPTAAEVLRACAANIEDLRQNLRNFIHDNTPTVPGTDDVDTQPTLGFQRVIQRAIMHVQSTSNGKKEVTGANVLVAIFGEKDSHAVYYLQQQGVTRLDVVNFISHGIAKTGSGEAAKASDANAEAEDAAGQKETPLAQFTQNLNQMAKDGRIDPLIGRELEVERVVQVLCRRRKNNPLLVGEAGVGKTAIAEGLAWRITRGEVPDILADAQVYSLDMGALLAGTKYRGDFEQRLKTVLKELKERPHAILFIDEIHTLIGAGAASGGTLDASNLLKPALSSGTLKCIGATTFTEYRGIFEKDAALSRRFQKVDVVEPTVEQTVAILRGLKSRFEEHHGVKYSSGALNAAAELSARFITDRHLPDKAIDVIDEAGAAQRILPKSKQKKTIGKSEIEEIISKIARVPAQSVSQDDRSKLQTLDRDLKAVVFGQDPAIDALSASIKMARAGLGKTDKPIGSFLFSGPTGVGKTEVARQLAFTLGIELIRFDMSEYMERHAVSRLIGAPPGYVGFDQGGLLTEAVTKKPHCVLLLDEIEKAHPDIFNVLLQVMDHGTLTDNNGRKADFRNVIIIMTTNAGAEAMNKSTIGFTTRREQGDELADIKRLFTPEFRNRLDQTISFRALDEEIIMRVVDKFLMQLEDQLHEKKVDAVFTDALRKHLAKHGFDPLMGARPMQRLIQDTIRRALADELLFGKLMNGGRVTVDVDAEDKVQLTFDEQPAPRNPEAVEVE
- the dut gene encoding dUTP diphosphatase — encoded protein: MKIDIKILNERMRDQLPHYATPGSAGLDLRACLDAPITLEPGETKLVPTGLAIHVADPGYAALILPRSGLGHKHGIVLGNLVGLIDSDYQGELMISTWNRGHTTFTLNPLERLAQLVIVPVVQAQFNIVDDFEASERGAGGFGSTGKH
- the coaBC gene encoding bifunctional phosphopantothenoylcysteine decarboxylase/phosphopantothenate--cysteine ligase CoaBC, whose product is MTGGIACYKIAELTRLLTKAGATVQIVMTESATQFITPVTMQALSGRPVYTSQWDARVPNNMAHIDLSREADAIVIAPASTDFLAKLAHGFADDLLSTLCVARDCPLLVVPAMNRQMWQNPATQRNVAQLRADGIETLGPDSGPQACGEIGDGRMLEPEAVYEAIVSFFAPKVLAGRKLLITAGPTFEPLDPVRGITNRSSGKMGFALARAAQQAGAEVHLVAGPVALQTPWGVYREDVQTAQQMYEAVMRAATDADVFIGVAAVADWRVDHVAEHKIKKTAEHRMPTFTFVENPDILASVAALPNPPYCVGFAAESGDLDVHGEEKRARKKVPLLIGNLGPLTFGQDDNEVVLFEAAGRTPLPRAAKQALAQTLVAEIARRLPDQSIIS
- a CDS encoding LLM class flavin-dependent oxidoreductase; this encodes MTLLSVLDQSPVIAGHSAADAIAATIELAQLADDLGYTRYWCAEHHGLLGVCNPCPEVMLARLGSVTKRIRIGSGGIMLPYYSPFKVAEQFMMLEALFPGRVDLGVGRAPGGDMRTAQAVAAGAYNRGDQFTQQVQDLVGLMDGNLAADHLAHGVVLQPHIKTRPQLWVLGSSDFGGILAAQLGLRFSFAHFINAHFGHLVAEAYLDRFKPGHEAKPYLACAVFAICADTEAEAADLEKAVDLRRVQMAYGLNAPIPSLEQGRAQEYGEREQIVIDREKPRSVIGTPESVTERLLAIKDNFRADELIVLTVAGSYKARLRSYELLAEAFQLPRA
- the clpS gene encoding ATP-dependent Clp protease adapter ClpS, whose product is MAIIPDKQDSTVLERQEQKVKPPSMYKVVLMNDDYTPMEFVVMVVQEYFNKDRETATQIMLKVHREGRGVCGVYTRDIASTKVEQVVTHARQAGHPLQCVMEEA
- the cspD gene encoding cold shock domain-containing protein CspD — its product is MATGTVKWFNDAKGFGFITPDEGGEDLFAHFSAIQMNGFKTLKEGQKVSFEVVQGPKGKQASNIQAAA
- a CDS encoding amino acid permease, with amino-acid sequence MVPRKSGAFEAIVEREQGLRQGLSAGQMTMIAIGGAVGTGLFLGSGFAISFAGPGVLISYAIGALIALLLMGALAEMTVAHPVSGSFGAYAEHYIGPLAGFVVRYAYWSAYVLAVGTEVAAIAVYMKFWFPHVPGLYWIIGFSAALIVVNAMSVRAYGTIEYLFSSLKIAAIVAFIVLGAWFVWRAPAGSGVGFANYTSHGGLLPRGWWGVWVGTIISLFSYLGVETIAVAAAEAHDPQRAVTRAFRATVLRLVLFYLLTLALMLAIVPWTQAGGNESPFVKVMAATGVPYAAGAINFIVLVAALSAMNSQLYITTRMMFSLSRAGYAPAAFGRLTRHGVPTAALSLSTIGIAVAAVLNALWPQTAFTLMMSIAMFGAMFTWFMIFVTQIFFRVRQAREGGAPLAFRMWGFPFTSVLGALLMLGILAGTAFTREFRMTLAYGLAFLAVLVVVYALWYRRRPGAAQRTEPSV
- the lspA gene encoding signal peptidase II, translated to MAKTLPKQSRSNGASGTLAPWLGVAVIVILADQLTKIAINKVFSYGEGRVITPFFNLVLVYNKGAAFSFLSAAGGWQRWAFTALGVVAALVICYLLKRHATQKLFCTALALIMGGALGNVIDRLLYGHVIDFLDFHVGGWHWPAFNLADSAICIGAALLVFDELRRVRGAR